In the Actinomycetota bacterium genome, one interval contains:
- a CDS encoding FAD-linked oxidase C-terminal domain-containing protein, giving the protein MEIEGVGTYTNMVGGMRCPGRTGRSVGLDVPHRWTFGQEGDAVPPASSHQKALNELEKVFGSRFSVAQSIREHHSRDESVLAPALPDCVIFPRTTAEVAAALAVCSRYALPVIPFGAGSSLEGQVLATVGGVALSTTEMQRIVQVNQEDLDVVVQPGVTRGQLNAVLQRQGLFFSVDPGADATIGGMLATRASGTTTVMYGTMKDNVLGLEVVLPDGRVIRTGTRARKSSAGYDLTRLFVGSEGTLGVITEATLRLRGIPEEISAGVCAFDSIGDAVASVIQILQMGVPVARVELLNESAIGAINSYEDLSYQVAPTLFFEFHGSPGGVRDAVDSVAAVTSSNAGSKLQWEIGREGRDRLWRARHNAYFASLALRPNCRALTTDVCVPISCLRACIEQTEADLADLGMPSTIVGHIGDGNFHVILLLDPSDPKELDEAHDFYDRLIDRALEMGGTCTGEHGIGLGKKRYLVKELGEATEVMRAIKRALDPTGVMNPGKVL; this is encoded by the coding sequence GTGGAGATCGAGGGCGTTGGCACGTACACAAACATGGTGGGCGGTATGCGCTGCCCTGGCCGCACCGGACGAAGCGTAGGCTTGGATGTGCCGCACCGTTGGACGTTCGGCCAGGAAGGGGATGCGGTGCCGCCTGCCTCGTCGCATCAGAAGGCGCTCAACGAGCTGGAGAAGGTGTTTGGCTCGCGGTTCAGCGTCGCCCAGAGCATCCGGGAGCACCATAGCCGTGACGAGTCGGTGCTGGCGCCGGCCCTTCCGGACTGCGTGATCTTCCCCCGAACGACCGCGGAGGTGGCCGCCGCCCTTGCCGTCTGCTCCCGCTACGCCCTGCCCGTGATCCCATTCGGTGCCGGCAGCTCGCTGGAGGGCCAGGTCCTCGCGACCGTCGGCGGGGTGGCGCTGTCGACGACGGAGATGCAGCGCATCGTGCAGGTCAATCAGGAAGACCTCGATGTTGTCGTCCAGCCAGGCGTCACGCGGGGGCAACTGAACGCGGTCCTCCAGCGGCAGGGACTCTTCTTCAGCGTGGATCCGGGCGCCGACGCCACGATCGGTGGGATGCTCGCCACCCGGGCCTCCGGCACGACCACCGTCATGTACGGGACGATGAAGGACAACGTGCTGGGCCTAGAGGTGGTTCTGCCCGATGGCCGCGTGATCCGCACGGGGACCCGGGCTCGCAAGTCATCGGCCGGCTACGACCTCACCAGGCTGTTCGTCGGCTCCGAAGGCACGCTGGGCGTGATCACCGAGGCGACGCTTCGGCTGCGGGGCATCCCGGAGGAGATCTCGGCGGGGGTGTGCGCGTTCGACTCCATCGGGGATGCCGTGGCCTCGGTCATCCAGATCCTCCAGATGGGTGTTCCGGTGGCTCGCGTGGAGTTGCTGAACGAGTCCGCGATCGGGGCCATCAACTCCTACGAGGACCTCTCCTACCAGGTCGCCCCGACCCTGTTCTTCGAGTTCCACGGATCACCCGGCGGCGTCCGAGACGCCGTGGACAGCGTCGCGGCCGTCACCTCGTCCAACGCCGGCTCCAAGCTGCAGTGGGAGATCGGCCGGGAGGGTCGTGATCGTCTCTGGCGGGCGCGCCACAATGCGTACTTCGCATCGCTTGCGTTGCGTCCCAACTGCAGGGCGTTGACGACCGACGTGTGCGTGCCGATCTCCTGCCTTCGCGCATGCATCGAGCAAACCGAAGCGGATCTGGCCGACCTGGGCATGCCGAGCACGATCGTGGGTCACATCGGCGATGGGAACTTCCACGTCATCCTGCTGCTGGACCCCTCGGACCCCAAGGAGCTGGACGAGGCGCATGACTTCTACGACCGCCTGATCGACCGGGCGCTTGAGATGGGCGGGACCTGCACCGGCGAGCATGGGATCGGCCTTGGGAAGAAGCGCTACCTGGTCAAGGAGCTGGGCGAGGCGACAGAGGTGATGCGCGCGATCAAGCGGGCGCTGGACCC